The sequence GGACTATCTCTTAGAAACCTTAGATATATGAAGCTTTTTGCTGAAAGCTATCCGGCGGAAATTGTGCAGGAAGCACTTGCACAATTAACGTGGTATCATAATCAAACTTTATTAGATAAAGTCTCTTCTAATAAAAGAGAATGGTATGCTAAAAAGGCTATTGAAAATGGTTGGTCGCGTAATGTAATGGTCCACCAGATAGAAAGTAATCTCTACGAAAGAATGCTTTTAGAGGGAAAAACTCATAATTTTTCTCAAACTCTTCCAGATAAAAATAGTGGACTTGCTGCTGAAACATTAAAGGATCCATATATTTTTGATTTTCTTAATCTATCTGAAAGTTATTTAGAAAAGGAACTTGAGGATTCTTTGGTTGAAAACATAACTAAATTTCTATTAGAATTAGGAAAAGGATTTGCCTATGTTGGAAGACAATACCATTTAGAAGTTGGTGGTGAAGATTTTTATATAGATTTACTTTTTTATCACCTAAAGCTTCGTTCTTACATAGTTATTGAATTGAAAACCGGTAAATTTAAGCCTGAATATGCTGGGAAAATGAATTTTTATCTATCTGCTGTAGATGATTTGTTAAAGCATAAAGATGATAATAAAAGTATTGGAATAATTTTATGTAAGGATAAAAATACAACCATTGCAGAATATGCTTTAAGGGATAACTCTAAACCAATAGGAGTTTCAGAATATAAATTATCTTTACCTGCTGAATTAGCTAAAGAACTTCCAACCGTTGAACAGCTAACAAAACTAGGTAAAAATATTGAAAGTTTTAATAGATATGATAATCAAATTTTAGAATTTTTAGAAAAGAAAGAAACTGCAACAACTAAAGAGATTTCTGAAATTTTAAATTTAAGTGATAGAAGAGTAAGAGAGATCCTAAAAAATCTACAAAATAAAAACCTAATTAAAAAAATAGGCAAAGGCCCAGCTACTTGTTATACTTTAAAATAGAAGAAGCAGTTGTTTGTTGTAAAATAAACATGTAACTTTCTGCAAAGAAAAAGTGAATATAAAAAAACCATTGAAAACAGAATCCTAATATAATATCCTTTAATTAAGTGACCAAACTTTTTTAAAGGAGGAAAGGAATGTTATCAATGGCTAAGATTAATGATATCAAATATTTAAAACAAGTACAAGGGCTTTCTTACAGAAAAGTTAAAACTTTAACAGGACATTCGTATGCTACTATTAAAAAATATGAAGAAACTGAAAACTTCAATCAAACTATCAAAAAAATCATTAGAAAAACTAAAAAAATAGATCAATATAAAGAAATGGTAGATAAATGGATTTTGTCTGATATTGGTAAAATACATAAACAAAGGCATACTGCTAAAAAGATTTTTATGCGATTACAAGAGAAGTATGGAGATAGTCTTAATATAAGTTATCGCTCTGTTGCCATTTATGTTGCTGAAAAAAAGAGAGAATTAAATTTAGATATCACAGAATATTTAAAATTATCACATTTACCTGGAACAGCTCAAGTTGACTTTGGCAAATTAACATTTAAACAAGGTGGAAAAGATGTTAAGGGAAGTTATCTGGTTCTGACTTTACCATATAGTAATGCTGGGTATATGCAAATTTTTAGAGGAGAAACTACAGAATGCCTTCTTCAAGGTTTAAAAGATATATTTAAACATATAGGCGGTGTTCCTAGAGAGATCTGGTTTGATAATTTAACTGCCGCAGTAGCTTTCAGAAAAAATAAAGACAGAATTTTAAATGAATCTTTTGAGAAATTTTCTGCTCACTATAAATTTAAACCTAAATTTT is a genomic window of Cetobacterium somerae ATCC BAA-474 containing:
- a CDS encoding PDDEXK nuclease domain-containing protein — encoded protein: MEYISLLEELKNKIKISQNRAILSVNKELIFLYYEIGKIILKNQSQKGWGSKIIENLAEDLRKEFPNMKGLSLRNLRYMKLFAESYPAEIVQEALAQLTWYHNQTLLDKVSSNKREWYAKKAIENGWSRNVMVHQIESNLYERMLLEGKTHNFSQTLPDKNSGLAAETLKDPYIFDFLNLSESYLEKELEDSLVENITKFLLELGKGFAYVGRQYHLEVGGEDFYIDLLFYHLKLRSYIVIELKTGKFKPEYAGKMNFYLSAVDDLLKHKDDNKSIGIILCKDKNTTIAEYALRDNSKPIGVSEYKLSLPAELAKELPTVEQLTKLGKNIESFNRYDNQILEFLEKKETATTKEISEILNLSDRRVREILKNLQNKNLIKKIGKGPATCYTLK